A single genomic interval of Zingiber officinale cultivar Zhangliang chromosome 4A, Zo_v1.1, whole genome shotgun sequence harbors:
- the LOC121971421 gene encoding probable methyltransferase PMT26 has product MAGKNSHYNRRASSYCSSTTIVVFVALCLVAVWMVASSNIAPAKLPSSEMKNKVTGGGTKPPKGGSGDVTEDSLKEEAINDENVVPSKSDIESDKISEVAVQTKEKNPSMGDEETNENSDALDKNDSDANGEQDVESNEKGEDAKQGHDTNHGETDGEGNKQKSEQGVIEEKLDRSTNEDKDDNQSKNKDEHEVFPGAQSDILNETDMQNGAWSTQAVESKDEKEMQAASSSKGQIIEYSWKLCHVSTGADYIPCLDNEAAIKKLRSTKHYQHRERHCPDNALTCLVPLPDGYKQPIKWPKSREKIWYSNSPHTQLAEVKGHQNWVKVSGEYLNFPGGGTQFKQGALHYIDVIQEALPDIAWGKRSRVILDVGCGVASFGGYLFERDVLTMSFAPKDEHEAQVQFALERGIPAISAVMGTKRLPFPSKVFDVIHCARCRVPWHIEGGMLLLELNRLLRPGGYFVWSATPVYQDLPEDVEIWQAMSSLTKSMCWDIVAKKNDTLNQVGFVIFKKPSNNKCYEERAEDEPPLCQESDNADAAWNVPLQACMHTLPVDSAARGTMWPEQWPERLTKPPYWLNGPQLGVYSKPAAEDFQADYEHWKQVLNKSYLSRIGINWPNVRNVMDMRSIYGGFAAALRDMKVWVMNIVPIDSPDTLPIIYERGLFGMYHDWCESFSTYPRTYDLLHADHLFSKLKKRCRLLPVIVEVDRILRPKGKLIVKDNADTISEIENIAKSLHWETIVIYLEGKEGLLCVQKTMWRPTR; this is encoded by the exons ATGGCTGGGAAAAACTCGCACTACAATAGGAGGGCATCATCCTACTGCTCATCAACAACCATTGTGGTGTTTGTGGCCCTCTGTTTAGTTGCGGTATGGATGGTCGCATCCTCGAACATTGCCCCTGCAAAGTTGCCTTCCTCAGAGATGAAAAATAAGGTTACAGGGGGTGGTACTAAGCCACCAAAAGGTGGTTCAGGTGATGTAACTGAAGACTCACTTAAAGAAGAGGCAATCAACGATGAGAATGTAGTTCCGAGTAAATCTGATATTGAGTCTGACAAAATTTCTGAGGTGGCAGTGCAAACCAAAGAGAAAAATCCTTCTATGGGAGATGAAGAAACTAATGAAAACTCTGATGCATTAGATAAGAATGACAGTGATGCAAATGGGGAACAAGATGTAGAATCCAATGAGAAGGGTGAAGATGCAAAACAGGGACATGATACCAATCATGGTGAGACAGATGGTGAGGGGAACAAACAAAAGTCAGAGCAAGGTGTAATAGAGGAAAAACTGGATCGAAGCACTAACGAAGACAAAGATGACAATCAATCGAAGAACAAAGATGAGCATGAGGTTTTTCCTGGGGCACAGTCGGATATTTTAAATGAGACTGATATGCAGAATGGGGCATGGTCTACTCAAGCTGTAGAATCAAAGGATGAGAAGGAGATGCAGGCTGCTTCTTCTTCCAAGGGCCAGATTATAGAGTACAGCTGGAAATTGTGCCATGTAAGTACTGGAGCAGATTATATCCCTTGTCTCGACAATGAAGCAGCTATTAAGAAATTACGTAGTACTAAACATTATCAACATAGAGAGAGGCACTGCCCTGATAATGCTCTAACCTGCCTCGTTCCTCTTCCTGATGGATATAAACAACCAATTAAGTGGCCCAAGAGTAGGGAAAAG ATATGGTACAGCAATTCCCCCCATACCCAGCTTGCAGAGGTAAAAGGACACCAGAACTGGGTGAAAGTTTCAGGAGAGTACCTCAACTTTCCAGGGGGAGGAACTCAGTTTAAACAAGGTGCCCTTCACTACATTGATGTCATCCAAGAG GCATTGCCTGATATTGCTTGGGGTAAACGTAGCCGTGTCATATTGGATGTTGGATGCGGAGTGGCTAGCTTTGGTGGTTATCTCTTTGAGCGAGATGTGTTAACCATGTCATTTGCACCCAAAGATGAGCATGAGGCACAGGTACAGTTTGCTTTAGAGAGAGGCATTCCGGCAATATCAGCAGTCATGGGAACCAAGAGGCTTCCATTCCCAAGCAAGGTCTTTGATGTAATTCACTGCGCCCGCTGTCGAGTACCATGGCACATAGAAG GTGGTATGCTTTTGCTGGAGTTGAATAGATTGCTGCGCCCTGGCGGTTATTTTGTCTGGTCTGCAACTCCAGTTTATCAAGACCTACCTGAAGATGTTGAAATTTGGCAAG CTATGTCTTCCTTGACAAAATCTATGTGCTGGGATATAGTAGCAAAGAAAAATGATACACTAAACCAAGTAGGTTTTGTTATCTTTAAAAAGCCTTCAAACAATAAATGCTATGAAGAAAGAGCAGAAGATGAACCCCCTCTATGTCAGGAGTCTGATAATGCAGATGCGGCCTG GAACGTTCCTTTACAAGCATGCATGCACACATTGCCGGTTGATTCGGCAGCTCGTGGCACAATGTGGCCAGAACAATGGCCAGAAAGGCTAACAAAGCCACCTTACTGGCTGAACGGCCCTCAGCTTGGAGTTTACAGTAAGCCAGCAGCCGAAGACTTTCAAGCTGACTATGAGCATTGGAAGCAAGTACTGAATAAATCTTACCTCAGCCGAATTGGAATCAACTGGCCAAATGTGAGGAATGTAATGGATATGAGATCCATATATGGAGG TTTTGCGGCAGCTCTGCGGGACATGAAGGTCTGGGTGATGAATATTGTTCCAATTGATTCACCAGACACACTTCCTATTATTTACGAGCGTGGACTGTTTGGGATGTATCACGACTGGTGTGAATCATTTAGCACCTATCCAAGGACCTACGATCTCCTGCATGCAGACCATCTATTCTCGAAACTTAAGAAAAG GTGCCGACTGCTACCGGTAATAGTCGAAGTCGATAGGATTCTGAGACCCAAAGGGAAGCTGATAGTTAAGGACAATGCCGATACAATTAGTGAGATAGAGAACATTGCAAAGTCACTTCACTGGGAGACAATAGTAATCTACTTAGAGGGTAAAGAAGGATTGCTTTGTGTTCAGAAGACAATGTGGAGACCCACAAGATAA